ACTGGGGCGATGTAAAACTATCCCCTGAGCCTGTAAGCGGAAAATACGAGGCTGGAACAGAGGTAACCATGACGGTAACTCCAAATGCTGTAAGCACTTTCAGCTATTGGGAAGATAATTCTACAGTATTACAAAGAACAGTTATTGTTAATGCAGACGCAACTTACACCGCCACGTTTGATGAAATTCCCTTTATAGTAGGATGGGATTTTATGGATCAAACTACCAAACAAGATAAAACTGCCGATTATTACGCAGAGAGCACCAATACAGGTATGATATCTGCATATTCTGCTTCGAATGCCTCTGTAGCCTGGTTGTCCAGTGCCGCGAGTTATTCTCCGTCTTATCCGGCAGCAAGATTATGGACACCGGCTGCTGACTTTAATGCCGGAAACCTGAGATATTTGAAAGCACAATTCTCTACAGAAGGCTATAAGAATATCCAGGTAAAATCAATGGTAGCAGCTTCTTATCAGGCTTATTCCGTTTATAAACTACAATATTCTTTAGACGATATTTCTTATACGGATATAGCAACTGTAGATATATCTGGCAAATATAACAGCAGTTGGTCCGATCTGAATGCTACCTTACCACAGGAAGCAGAAGGAAAGCCAAGAGTTTATTTGAAATGGGTGGCAGATAAAGGAAGCGCTAAACTTGACGGTAATGCAAGCAATCCTGGATCTGACGTTGAAGGCATTGCCTATACCAATGTATTTGTGTATGCAGATAAAGAAATCGTAAATGATACAGATGCTCCGGAATTAATTTCTTCTGTACCGGCTGTAGGTTCGGCTACAGCAACCGTTAATGGTTCTGTTGTGTTAACATTTAATGAACGGGTAAAAGCAGGAACGGGTAATATCACGTTAGGAACAAAAGTGCTTTCCGGCGTTTACGGAACAAAGTCCGTTACATTCGCTTATGAAAAATTGAGCTATAATACATCATATACCGTAACTATACCGGCCGGAGCTTTAATTGACATGTCTGGGAATGCTTATGCCGGAATTACTTTTACCTTTACTACAGCAAACAGAACACAGCCAACTAAAAAAATGTTTGATGCGGTTGTGGCAAAAGATGGTTCGGGAGATTATCTGTCAGTAATAGATGCCATAGCAGCAGCGCCTGGTAACAGGGTAACTCCATGGTTAATTTATATCAAGAACGGAAAATATACCGGACATCATGATATACCTTCAAGCAAACCTTTTATACACTTAATTGGCCAAAGCCGCGATGGTGTAATTATCTCTGATAATCTACTTTCCGGTGGCGAAAATGCTGTGCATGTTTCTGTAGGAGCAACCATGGTGGTAAATTCTACAGATTGCTATTTCGAAAATCTGACTTTAGAAAATAGTTGGGGTTACGAACAGCTGGCAGGGCCACAGGCATTGGCTTTGTTTTCGACGAAAGACAGATTTACCCTTAATAATGTTTATCTCAGAAGTTACCAGGATACTTATTTAACTTCATATAATAATGTGTCAGACAGGCACTATATTAAAAATTCGAGAATAGAGGGAGCTGTTGATTTTATTTATGGGGCCGGAGATGTGTTCTTTGATCGGGATACCATTTCTGTAAATAGAGATGCAGGTGGCTATATTGTTGCACCAAGCCACAAGCCGGAAACTGCTTACGGTTATGTATTTAGTGATTGCATATTAATGAAAGATAGAGTATCCAGTGTAATTACTTATTTAGGAAGACCATGGCAGGGATCACCAAAAACTGTATTCCTGAATACAAGGTTATTGGACGGAATAAGTATCTATCCTAAAGGATGGTATTATAAAATGGGAGCTATACCAGCGGTATTTGCAGATTACAATACCATGGATATAAATGGTAATGCGATAGATTTAAGCCAGCGTATAGAAGATTATGAGTACGATGTTAAAGATGGAAGCGGAAATGTTACCGGAGTAGTAACAGGTAAAGCTAAAAAATCACTTACACCTTCAGAAGCAGCAGGCTATAGCTATGAAAATGTTATTCTCAGAAATGGAGATAGCTGGGATCCGCGTTTAATGACAGAAGCTCCCGACAAGCCAACAAATCTATCCCTTAATAATAATGAGCTTACATGGAATGAAGTAGATTATGCAAGGTTGTATATTATATTCAGAAATAATCAAGTAATAGGTTTTTCGCTAAATGGCACATATACAGATGCAACGGCAGTACAAGAAACAAATTATGCCTATAAGGTTCAGGCAGTAGGAGAGTTTGGAGCTTTAAGTGCAGAATCAGAAGTAATACAAACTTTACCAATTACCGGCTTACAGGTAAAAGCTGTTAAAGCAGGACAATCTGTGCAACTTAACTGGAGCACTTTAACAGAGAAAGGAACTTCTCATTTTACTATAGAAAGAACAATTGACGGAAA
This genomic interval from Pseudopedobacter saltans DSM 12145 contains the following:
- a CDS encoding pectinesterase family protein; this translates as MKKYFYLFVVFLSILQSGGKAQTPQEKLLYSTDFQEWTKFSSNSTLPGTVVSKTTDFTQERFDFSYFKVAVDPTKTDVKFIGVTPGAAITDKAGDCYIQLSPLASITKVVFTHGATGGNRGYRLEKKSSTDADWVTVSNAFAVPAGGQTVTVSINEENVALRFTNLTTDQNAYLFDLKIYGNYTPVGTQHTLTTLVNIANAGTITKTPNSYEYTEGSTVSLQATPNFGYKFVKWVDADNADAELSVSNPYVVTMDAAKNIKAVFETVATYNFTVNKTGSNWGDVKLSPEPVSGKYEAGTEVTMTVTPNAVSTFSYWEDNSTVLQRTVIVNADATYTATFDEIPFIVGWDFMDQTTKQDKTADYYAESTNTGMISAYSASNASVAWLSSAASYSPSYPAARLWTPAADFNAGNLRYLKAQFSTEGYKNIQVKSMVAASYQAYSVYKLQYSLDDISYTDIATVDISGKYNSSWSDLNATLPQEAEGKPRVYLKWVADKGSAKLDGNASNPGSDVEGIAYTNVFVYADKEIVNDTDAPELISSVPAVGSATATVNGSVVLTFNERVKAGTGNITLGTKVLSGVYGTKSVTFAYEKLSYNTSYTVTIPAGALIDMSGNAYAGITFTFTTANRTQPTKKMFDAVVAKDGSGDYLSVIDAIAAAPGNRVTPWLIYIKNGKYTGHHDIPSSKPFIHLIGQSRDGVIISDNLLSGGENAVHVSVGATMVVNSTDCYFENLTLENSWGYEQLAGPQALALFSTKDRFTLNNVYLRSYQDTYLTSYNNVSDRHYIKNSRIEGAVDFIYGAGDVFFDRDTISVNRDAGGYIVAPSHKPETAYGYVFSDCILMKDRVSSVITYLGRPWQGSPKTVFLNTRLLDGISIYPKGWYYKMGAIPAVFADYNTMDINGNAIDLSQRIEDYEYDVKDGSGNVTGVVTGKAKKSLTPSEAAGYSYENVILRNGDSWDPRLMTEAPDKPTNLSLNNNELTWNEVDYARLYIIFRNNQVIGFSLNGTYTDATAVQETNYAYKVQAVGEFGALSAESEVIQTLPITGLQVKAVKAGQSVQLNWSTLTEKGTSHFTIERTIDGKNFEELGNIKATGNSNIKQTYYFTDHAPLAETNIYRIKAIDFDGHTEYSDLVSVRFTNNVNIAVYPNPATEYIKLSSTVSKNNISIYDMTGKKVFTAQQVENNQNFNISGLPIGIYIVEINDANGNNHVTRLVKK